From the candidate division WOR-3 bacterium genome, one window contains:
- the pbpC gene encoding penicillin-binding protein 1C: MAFRTINKRKLQLIILGCILAIIFGFRFTPLLIPIREEDLKRKSFHSVRFYDRNGKLLQEVLSENSTHSVSVDLDKVSPYFIQAIIASEDKNFYYHNGVDYKAIFRAFLQNLKAKKVVSGASTITLQLARMVRPGKRTFLKKIKEAYFAYRLEAGLSKEKILEAYVNRIPMGGNLYGVEAGSKAYFGISSSDLTLAQASFLASIPNSPTRLNPYKNLEEIRRRQRYILEKMAKGGLIEEERIERVLKEDISLLPQTASFAAPHFVFTLLKDLPEEVQNVRVPIDLELQKMVQEQVNRVIKALSPFNVTNAAVILLDNFTGEVLAYVGSADFFDTEHNGEYDAVRALRQPGSTLKPFLYLLAFEDGFTPATVVSDIPTHYRMPTGIYSPKNYSKEFYGPIRVREALANSLNVPATRILVKVGIDRFLNRLKEYEFNSLDKDADYYGVGLVLGGGEVSLFELGRAYMCLARLGSFIPIKEILEIDGEEKKYPESNKIISRPELNYLIADILSDKFARTSEFGFNSVLNFPFPCAVKTGTSFRFCDNWTVGFTEDYTLAVWVGNFDHTPMQKVSGVSGAGPLFANIMYLLYSRKDFPEKKPLPEELTRVKICPLSGKKPTHYCPSVVEEIIPIENLIAYYKDSCDMHSFDKGKVYTVLPGKYKEWVEGFEAKNTSNKIIEEERFKIVHPKDGAIFYRLSNVKPEYQSIKIELTTTEEGKVHWFLNGKPLKETTGEHSFLWQIKPGNYCLQAVSDKDKDLSSQVNFIVK; encoded by the coding sequence ATGGCTTTTAGAACTATAAATAAGAGAAAATTACAGTTGATTATTCTTGGATGTATACTTGCTATAATTTTTGGCTTTCGTTTTACCCCTTTACTTATTCCCATTAGAGAAGAAGACCTCAAGAGAAAAAGTTTCCATTCCGTGAGATTCTATGATAGAAACGGGAAATTGTTGCAAGAAGTTCTATCAGAGAATTCGACTCACTCGGTTTCTGTTGATTTAGATAAGGTTTCGCCTTATTTTATTCAGGCAATTATAGCTTCTGAAGATAAAAATTTCTACTATCATAACGGTGTTGATTATAAGGCGATATTTAGAGCGTTCTTACAAAATCTAAAGGCGAAAAAAGTGGTTTCTGGTGCTTCAACTATAACACTTCAACTCGCAAGGATGGTTAGACCTGGGAAGAGAACTTTCCTTAAAAAGATAAAAGAAGCATACTTTGCTTATCGCCTTGAGGCGGGATTAAGTAAAGAAAAAATCCTTGAGGCTTACGTAAATAGAATTCCTATGGGTGGAAATTTGTACGGTGTTGAAGCAGGTTCCAAAGCATATTTTGGTATTTCGTCTTCAGATTTAACTCTTGCCCAGGCTAGTTTTTTAGCTTCTATTCCCAATTCACCAACCCGCCTTAATCCTTATAAAAATTTGGAAGAAATAAGAAGAAGACAGAGATACATTCTTGAAAAAATGGCAAAAGGAGGGCTGATAGAGGAAGAAAGAATAGAAAGAGTCCTTAAAGAAGATATTTCTTTATTGCCTCAAACAGCATCTTTTGCCGCGCCACATTTTGTTTTTACACTCCTAAAAGATCTACCAGAAGAAGTTCAAAATGTCAGAGTCCCGATTGATCTTGAATTGCAAAAAATGGTTCAGGAACAGGTAAATAGAGTGATAAAGGCCCTTTCTCCTTTTAATGTAACTAATGCGGCTGTTATTCTACTTGACAACTTTACCGGTGAAGTTCTTGCCTATGTCGGTTCTGCAGATTTTTTTGATACAGAACACAATGGAGAATACGATGCTGTCCGGGCCCTTCGTCAACCTGGCTCTACATTAAAACCTTTTTTATATCTTCTTGCCTTTGAAGATGGTTTTACACCTGCCACAGTAGTTTCGGACATTCCAACTCACTACAGGATGCCAACAGGGATATACAGCCCCAAGAATTATTCTAAGGAATTTTATGGACCAATTAGAGTTCGTGAAGCCTTAGCAAATTCTCTAAATGTTCCTGCTACGAGAATTCTTGTAAAAGTGGGAATAGATAGATTTTTAAATCGCTTAAAGGAATACGAATTCAATTCTCTGGATAAAGATGCAGATTACTATGGTGTTGGTCTTGTTCTTGGAGGGGGGGAGGTTTCTCTATTTGAACTTGGAAGGGCTTATATGTGTCTTGCTAGACTTGGAAGTTTTATACCTATTAAAGAAATTCTTGAAATAGATGGAGAAGAAAAAAAATACCCTGAAAGTAATAAAATTATCTCTCGACCAGAATTGAATTATTTGATAGCTGATATCTTAAGCGATAAATTTGCAAGGACCTCTGAATTTGGTTTTAATTCTGTGCTGAATTTCCCATTTCCCTGTGCTGTAAAGACAGGAACTTCTTTTCGTTTCTGCGACAACTGGACTGTTGGCTTTACCGAAGATTATACTTTGGCTGTTTGGGTTGGTAATTTTGACCATACTCCGATGCAAAAAGTCTCAGGAGTTTCAGGAGCAGGCCCTCTTTTTGCAAATATTATGTATCTCCTTTACAGTAGAAAAGATTTTCCTGAAAAAAAACCTTTACCTGAGGAACTTACTAGAGTTAAAATCTGTCCTCTTTCTGGTAAGAAACCAACTCATTATTGTCCGTCTGTGGTTGAAGAAATAATCCCTATAGAGAATCTTATTGCGTATTACAAAGACAGTTGTGATATGCACAGTTTTGATAAAGGGAAAGTTTACACTGTTTTACCTGGTAAATACAAAGAATGGGTAGAGGGTTTTGAGGCAAAGAATACCTCAAATAAAATCATAGAGGAGGAAAGATTTAAAATAGTCCATCCCAAGGATGGAGCAATCTTTTACCGATTATCCAATGTAAAGCCTGAATATCAGTCCATAAAAATAGAACTTACAACCACAGAAGAAGGAAAAGTTCACTGGTTTTTAAACGGAAAACCATTAAAAGAAACCACTGGAGAACACAGCTTTCTCTGGCAGATAAAGCCTGGAAATTATTGCCTTCAGGCAGTATCAGATAAGGATAAAGATTTGTCAAGTCAGGTTAATTTTATTGTTAAATGA
- a CDS encoding HAD family phosphatase — translation MLKAVIFDLDGVIIDSEPFHYEVNKKIFAHLGINMSEKEYESYIGTSHEYMWSKIKRKYNLPQAVSELVNMQVSGNINYIKNEKIEGIEGVVSLLSRLKKANIKMAIASSSPKEVIELVINKLKISQYFSAIVGGEELKRSKPAPDIFLKAAERLKVEPANCVVIEDSENGVKAAKAAGMKCIGFKNPNSGNQNLKKADFIIEKYSSLKMSSLRNLFSE, via the coding sequence ATGTTAAAAGCCGTGATTTTCGATTTAGATGGTGTTATAATAGACAGCGAACCTTTTCACTATGAGGTAAATAAAAAAATTTTTGCCCATCTTGGAATAAATATGAGTGAAAAGGAATACGAAAGTTATATAGGAACCAGTCACGAATATATGTGGAGTAAAATAAAGAGAAAATACAACCTACCGCAAGCAGTTTCAGAACTCGTCAATATGCAGGTTAGTGGGAACATCAATTATATCAAGAACGAAAAGATAGAAGGAATTGAAGGAGTTGTGAGTTTGCTTTCAAGGCTCAAAAAAGCAAATATAAAAATGGCGATTGCCTCTTCTTCTCCAAAAGAAGTGATTGAACTTGTAATAAACAAACTTAAAATAAGTCAATATTTTTCTGCTATTGTGGGGGGTGAAGAATTGAAAAGAAGTAAACCTGCACCAGACATCTTTTTAAAAGCGGCAGAGCGTTTGAAAGTTGAACCCGCAAATTGCGTTGTAATCGAAGACTCGGAAAATGGAGTTAAAGCTGCAAAAGCTGCGGGAATGAAATGTATTGGATTTAAAAATCCAAACTCAGGAAATCAGAATCTAAAAAAAGCCGACTTTATTATTGAGAAATACAGTTCATTAAAGATGAGCTCTTTAAGAAATTTATTTTCAGAATAA